One genomic window of Prochlorococcus sp. MIT 0801 includes the following:
- the dnaK gene encoding molecular chaperone DnaK, with the protein MGKVVGIDLGTTNSCVAVMEGGKPTVIANAEGFRTTPSVVAYTKNQDQLVGQIAKRQAVMNPENTFYSSKRFVGRRVDEVNDESKEVSYGVEKAGSNVKIKCPILDKQFSPEEVSAQVLRKLSDDAGKYLGETVTQAVITVPAYFNDSQRQATKDAGKIAGLEVLRIINEPTAAALAYGLDKKSNERILVFDLGGGTFDVSVLEVGDGVFEVLSTSGDTHLGGDDFDRVIVDHLASTFKGNEGIDLRQDKQALQRLTEAAEKAKIELSNATQSEINLPFITATPEGPKHLDLTLTRGKFEELASNLIDRCRVPVEQALKDAKLSTGEIDEIVMVGGSTRMPAVKELVKRVTTKDPNQTVNPDEVVAVGAAIQGGVLAGEVKDILLLDVTPLSLGVETLGGVMTKMISRNTTVPTKKAETYSTAVDGQTNVEIHVLQGEREMASDNKSLGTFRLDGIPPAPRGVPQIEVTFDIDANGILSVNAKDKGSGKEQSISITGASTLSDNEVDKMVKDAEKNASADKEKREKIDIKNQAETLVYQAEKQIAELGDKVDEAAKEKVEEKRVKLKEATEKDDHETMKTLVEELQQELYSLGASVYQQANDASQAAADSNTDGKVDGDDVIDADFTETK; encoded by the coding sequence ATGGGGAAGGTTGTCGGAATCGATCTAGGAACTACAAATAGTTGTGTCGCCGTTATGGAGGGCGGTAAGCCTACAGTAATAGCTAATGCTGAAGGATTTAGAACAACTCCATCTGTCGTTGCTTATACAAAAAATCAAGATCAATTGGTTGGACAAATTGCTAAGCGCCAAGCGGTGATGAATCCTGAAAATACTTTTTATTCTTCAAAGAGATTTGTTGGTCGTAGAGTTGATGAAGTAAATGATGAATCAAAAGAAGTTAGTTATGGAGTTGAAAAAGCAGGTTCCAACGTCAAAATAAAATGCCCAATACTCGATAAGCAGTTTTCTCCTGAAGAAGTAAGTGCTCAAGTTTTAAGAAAACTTTCTGATGATGCAGGAAAATATTTAGGTGAAACGGTTACTCAAGCCGTCATTACAGTTCCTGCTTACTTCAATGATTCACAAAGACAAGCAACTAAAGATGCTGGAAAGATTGCAGGCTTAGAAGTTCTTAGAATAATAAATGAACCAACTGCTGCTGCTTTAGCGTACGGTTTAGATAAAAAGAGTAATGAAAGAATTTTAGTTTTCGATCTGGGTGGAGGGACCTTTGATGTATCTGTTTTAGAAGTGGGAGATGGAGTTTTCGAAGTTCTCTCTACTTCTGGAGATACTCATTTGGGTGGTGATGATTTCGATAGAGTAATTGTTGATCATTTGGCTTCTACTTTTAAAGGTAATGAAGGCATTGATTTACGCCAAGATAAGCAAGCACTTCAACGCCTAACTGAAGCAGCTGAAAAAGCTAAAATAGAATTATCAAACGCTACTCAAAGCGAAATAAATCTTCCATTTATAACTGCTACGCCTGAAGGGCCTAAGCATCTTGATTTGACTCTTACAAGAGGAAAGTTTGAAGAGTTGGCGTCAAACCTTATTGATCGCTGCAGGGTCCCTGTTGAGCAAGCTTTGAAAGATGCAAAATTATCTACTGGTGAAATAGATGAGATTGTTATGGTTGGAGGCTCTACACGAATGCCAGCTGTTAAAGAGTTAGTAAAAAGAGTAACTACTAAGGATCCAAATCAAACAGTTAATCCAGATGAAGTAGTAGCGGTTGGAGCAGCTATTCAAGGTGGAGTTCTTGCCGGAGAAGTTAAAGATATTTTGCTACTTGATGTAACTCCATTGTCACTTGGAGTTGAAACTTTGGGTGGGGTGATGACAAAAATGATTTCAAGAAATACTACTGTTCCCACTAAAAAAGCTGAAACTTATTCAACCGCAGTTGATGGTCAAACCAATGTGGAAATTCACGTCTTACAAGGAGAACGTGAGATGGCTTCTGATAATAAAAGTCTAGGAACATTTCGTTTAGATGGAATTCCTCCTGCTCCTAGGGGCGTGCCGCAAATTGAAGTAACTTTTGATATCGATGCTAATGGAATTCTTAGTGTTAATGCAAAAGATAAAGGAAGTGGTAAAGAGCAAAGCATCTCTATTACTGGAGCATCTACTTTGTCGGATAATGAAGTTGATAAAATGGTTAAAGACGCAGAAAAGAATGCTTCTGCTGATAAAGAAAAGCGTGAAAAAATTGATATTAAAAATCAAGCTGAAACACTTGTTTATCAGGCTGAAAAACAAATCGCTGAGCTTGGCGATAAAGTTGATGAAGCAGCAAAAGAAAAAGTTGAAGAGAAACGCGTCAAGTTAAAAGAAGCCACTGAAAAAGATGATCATGAAACCATGAAGACGCTAGTTGAAGAGCTACAACAAGAATTGTATTCGTTAGGAGCTTCTGTATATCAACAAGCAAATGATGCTTCTCAAGCTGCTGCAGATTCTAATACTGACGGTAAAGTTGATGGAGATGATGTTATTGATGCTGACTTTACAGAGACAAAATAA
- a CDS encoding shikimate dehydrogenase: MVPEQSLSKFKSSSSKMSTITGKTNLVGLLGQPVNHSLSPIMHNAAYAEMGLDWCYVAMPCDSQDLEKVAKALRFLNFKGLNITIPHKQEVLKACNKLTEIANEIQAVNTLIPEKNNQWIGANTDVQGFLTPLKDHNLKNKNVVVIGCGGSARAVVMGLSSLNVKKITIIGRNKSTLNIFVKSTSNLLSKKGISIESINNKEFNVSPYIQEADLIINTTPIGMSSTQTKQDNVPLGHEIWDCLSNKTILYDLIYTPKPTTWLKIGQQKNCFTLDGLDMLVEQGAFSIRLWSGFHDVPVQTMKSSAEKHLMV, translated from the coding sequence GTGGTTCCCGAACAGTCTCTTAGCAAATTTAAATCTTCATCATCAAAAATGAGTACTATCACTGGAAAAACTAATCTGGTAGGACTTCTTGGACAACCAGTAAATCATTCACTGTCCCCAATTATGCACAATGCCGCATATGCAGAAATGGGACTTGACTGGTGTTATGTTGCAATGCCTTGCGACAGTCAAGATTTAGAGAAAGTCGCAAAAGCATTAAGGTTTTTAAACTTCAAAGGCTTAAATATAACTATTCCCCATAAGCAAGAGGTATTGAAGGCTTGCAACAAACTAACTGAAATTGCAAATGAAATCCAAGCAGTTAATACACTTATACCTGAAAAAAATAATCAATGGATAGGTGCTAATACTGATGTGCAGGGATTCTTGACACCATTAAAAGATCACAATTTAAAGAATAAAAATGTGGTTGTAATAGGTTGCGGAGGCAGCGCTAGAGCAGTAGTAATGGGATTAAGCAGTTTAAATGTTAAAAAAATAACAATAATTGGTAGAAACAAAAGTACTTTAAATATTTTTGTAAAAAGCACGAGTAATTTATTATCAAAAAAAGGTATTTCAATTGAAAGTATTAATAATAAAGAATTCAATGTTTCACCATATATTCAAGAAGCCGATTTAATTATAAATACAACTCCAATAGGAATGAGTAGCACTCAAACTAAACAAGACAATGTTCCTCTTGGTCATGAAATATGGGACTGTCTCTCTAACAAAACTATTTTATACGATTTGATTTATACTCCAAAACCAACAACCTGGTTAAAAATTGGACAACAAAAGAATTGTTTTACACTTGATGGGTTGGATATGCTTGTTGAACAAGGAGCTTTTTCAATAAGACTTTGGAGTGGTTTTCATGACGTACCGGTTCAGACAATGAAATCATCTGCGGAAAAACATTTAATGGTTTAA
- a CDS encoding Tic20 family protein produces MPSTGARLLAFLLYMIPWSDSLTFGNHLYIKYPFIQIIQIPAIPIILIERSIPFGSLLLFLAIFFGLVRNSKLSYFLRFNALQSLLMNLGVIIISFIFEIIFSPFSNSLIIRTFSSSLLISIFAMIVYSVWSCTQGNEPNLPGISQAAKMQL; encoded by the coding sequence ATGCCTTCAACAGGAGCGAGATTACTAGCATTTCTTTTGTACATGATTCCATGGTCTGATTCTCTTACCTTTGGCAATCATTTATATATAAAATATCCTTTTATTCAAATCATTCAAATACCAGCAATTCCAATAATATTAATTGAAAGATCAATACCTTTTGGAAGTTTATTATTATTTTTAGCTATCTTTTTTGGACTAGTAAGAAATAGTAAATTATCTTACTTTTTACGTTTTAATGCACTTCAATCATTATTAATGAATCTTGGGGTAATCATAATTAGTTTTATTTTCGAAATTATTTTTAGTCCTTTCTCAAACTCATTAATTATCAGAACTTTCTCTAGTTCTTTATTAATAAGTATTTTTGCAATGATTGTTTACTCTGTTTGGTCTTGCACACAAGGAAATGAGCCCAACCTGCCCGGAATAAGCCAAGCAGCAAAAATGCAATTGTGA
- the rpsF gene encoding 30S ribosomal protein S6, with the protein MSEKPYYETMYILRPDIPEEEVDSHLKKYSEILEKSGTEVLDSQMRGKRRLAYPIAKHKEGIYVQLSHKGNGQQVATLERAMRLSEDVIRYLTVKQDGPLPTPKSTAKEDETEKEEVKPTENKTEAPTTDEKKEDSKE; encoded by the coding sequence ATGTCTGAAAAACCCTATTACGAAACGATGTACATTCTTCGTCCGGACATACCGGAAGAGGAAGTTGATAGCCATTTAAAAAAATATAGTGAGATTCTTGAGAAATCAGGAACTGAAGTATTAGACAGTCAAATGAGAGGCAAAAGAAGACTTGCTTATCCCATTGCAAAACACAAAGAGGGAATATATGTGCAATTGAGTCACAAAGGCAATGGACAACAAGTTGCAACATTAGAAAGAGCTATGAGGTTAAGTGAAGACGTTATTCGCTACCTCACAGTTAAACAAGATGGTCCTTTGCCAACTCCAAAATCCACTGCTAAAGAAGACGAAACAGAAAAAGAAGAAGTAAAACCTACTGAAAACAAAACTGAAGCCCCTACCACAGACGAGAAGAAAGAAGACTCTAAGGAATAA
- a CDS encoding argininosuccinate synthase has translation MGKANKVVLAYSGGVDTSVCIPYLKKEYGVEHVIAFAADLGQGDELDEIKKKAISAGASKSLIGDLVKPFIEDFAFPAIRTNALYQGRYPLSTALARPLIAKKLVEIARELNADGVAHGCTGKGNDQVRFDVTIGALAPDLQLLTPAREWGMSREETIAYGEKYGIVPPVSKKNPYSIDLNLLGRSIEAGPLEDPFEMPLEEVFGITSSIAESPNEPEIVDILFENGYPVAIDGELMDPVPLIKKANSLAGKHGFGRLDIIEDRVVGIKSREIYETPGLLLLIKAHQEMESLTLPADLLDTKSRLERQWADLVYKGFWFSPLKESLDGFINYSQKQVNGTVRVRLFKGNADVIGRKSKENSLYISDMSTYGSEDKFNHKSAEGFIYVWGLPNRIWSWINK, from the coding sequence ATGGGAAAGGCTAACAAAGTCGTTTTGGCTTATTCAGGAGGGGTAGATACTAGCGTTTGTATTCCTTATTTGAAGAAGGAGTACGGAGTTGAGCATGTAATTGCTTTTGCAGCAGATCTTGGACAAGGTGATGAGTTGGATGAAATTAAAAAAAAGGCTATTTCAGCAGGAGCCTCAAAATCATTAATTGGCGATTTAGTAAAGCCTTTTATTGAAGATTTTGCTTTTCCAGCAATTAGGACTAATGCTTTGTATCAGGGAAGATATCCTCTTTCAACGGCATTAGCTAGACCATTAATTGCAAAAAAACTTGTTGAAATTGCAAGGGAATTAAATGCTGATGGAGTTGCTCATGGGTGTACAGGCAAAGGCAATGATCAGGTTCGTTTTGATGTGACAATAGGAGCTTTAGCGCCTGATTTGCAATTGCTTACGCCAGCGAGGGAATGGGGAATGAGTCGTGAAGAAACGATTGCGTATGGGGAAAAATATGGAATAGTCCCTCCTGTAAGTAAAAAAAATCCATACTCTATTGATTTGAATCTTTTGGGAAGAAGTATTGAAGCCGGTCCGCTTGAAGATCCCTTTGAGATGCCATTAGAAGAAGTATTTGGTATCACTTCTTCTATTGCTGAATCACCTAACGAGCCTGAGATTGTGGACATTTTGTTTGAAAATGGTTATCCAGTTGCAATTGATGGTGAACTAATGGATCCAGTGCCATTGATTAAAAAGGCTAATAGCCTCGCAGGAAAGCATGGTTTTGGACGGTTGGATATTATTGAAGACAGAGTAGTGGGAATAAAAAGTCGAGAAATTTATGAAACACCAGGATTGCTTTTATTAATTAAAGCTCATCAAGAAATGGAGAGTTTAACTTTACCAGCTGACTTGTTAGATACTAAATCTAGACTGGAAAGACAGTGGGCTGACTTGGTTTATAAAGGTTTCTGGTTTAGTCCTTTAAAAGAATCTTTGGATGGCTTTATTAATTATTCTCAAAAGCAAGTAAATGGAACAGTCAGAGTTAGGCTTTTCAAGGGTAATGCTGATGTTATTGGTCGCAAGTCAAAAGAAAACAGTTTGTATATCTCAGATATGTCGACTTACGGAAGTGAGGATAAGTTTAATCACAAATCAGCTGAAGGATTTATTTATGTATGGGGATTGCCCAATCGAATTTGGTCTTGGATAAACAAGTAA
- a CDS encoding DUF3134 domain-containing protein yields the protein MSDLEKINLSDLDGINPALTRYGREEPAPVLPLREEPDLLSWLETSGRLVSDQDSNDQEISTVEEEELSALMGEKEDYKTEEEPTDEEWED from the coding sequence ATGAGCGATCTAGAAAAAATCAATTTATCAGATTTAGACGGTATTAACCCCGCGCTAACTCGTTACGGGAGAGAAGAACCTGCTCCTGTTCTGCCACTAAGAGAAGAACCCGATTTATTATCTTGGCTAGAAACAAGTGGAAGATTAGTCTCTGATCAAGATTCAAATGATCAAGAAATAAGTACAGTTGAGGAAGAAGAGCTTTCAGCTTTAATGGGAGAAAAAGAAGACTATAAGACTGAAGAAGAACCAACCGATGAAGAATGGGAAGATTAA
- the mraY gene encoding phospho-N-acetylmuramoyl-pentapeptide-transferase produces the protein MEKNKKLLDNKKVSFFNSISKNIFILFGLISITCLVSDFYFKTSNLSITFIITTLVSFIITLIGIPKLKKINIKQIIREEGPKNHFLKQGTPTMGGIFFIPIGIIISNILYFNKDNYDIILTLSFVIIFFMFIGFLDDLLSLKKRFNTGLSSGQKIILQAFISLIFIIICASNNFIPQNILVANKIVNVGNLIYPLGIFVLLAESNSTNLTDGLDGLLSGCSILIFTGLAINILIENPSNDFTLAPLCIAMSGACMGFLFLNKYPAKLFMGDAGSLAIGASLGGIALISNQLWSVLIMGGILAAESISVIIQVSIFKISKRIKGKGHKLFLMTPLHHHFELKGNNESLIVSSFWLITLFLVIINLIFSLNPNSLN, from the coding sequence TTGGAAAAAAATAAAAAGCTTTTAGATAACAAAAAAGTATCATTTTTTAATAGTATTAGTAAAAATATATTTATTTTATTTGGATTAATATCGATCACTTGTCTAGTCTCTGATTTTTATTTTAAAACGAGTAATTTAAGTATTACCTTCATAATTACAACGCTTGTATCATTCATTATTACTTTGATAGGTATACCTAAATTAAAAAAGATTAATATTAAACAAATTATTAGAGAAGAGGGACCTAAAAATCATTTTCTTAAGCAAGGAACGCCAACAATGGGTGGTATTTTCTTTATCCCTATTGGAATAATAATAAGCAATATTTTATATTTTAATAAAGACAATTACGATATTATTTTGACATTAAGCTTTGTTATTATATTTTTTATGTTTATTGGTTTTCTAGATGATTTGCTTAGTTTAAAAAAAAGATTTAATACTGGTTTGAGCTCTGGCCAAAAAATAATTTTACAAGCTTTTATCAGCCTCATTTTTATTATTATTTGCGCATCAAATAATTTTATACCTCAAAATATTCTAGTAGCTAATAAAATTGTGAATGTAGGTAATCTAATTTATCCTTTAGGAATATTTGTATTATTAGCTGAAAGTAATTCAACCAATCTAACAGATGGTTTAGATGGTTTATTGAGTGGCTGTAGCATATTAATTTTTACAGGACTAGCTATTAATATCTTAATTGAAAATCCAAGTAATGATTTTACACTTGCTCCTCTCTGCATAGCAATGTCTGGAGCTTGTATGGGATTTCTTTTTCTAAACAAATATCCAGCAAAATTATTTATGGGGGATGCAGGTTCCTTAGCTATAGGAGCATCTCTTGGTGGTATAGCTTTGATATCAAATCAACTTTGGTCTGTTTTAATTATGGGAGGAATACTTGCGGCAGAATCTATCTCAGTAATAATTCAAGTAAGTATTTTTAAAATTTCTAAGCGAATAAAAGGAAAAGGTCATAAGTTATTTTTAATGACTCCGTTACATCACCATTTTGAACTTAAAGGTAACAATGAGAGTTTAATTGTAAGTAGCTTTTGGTTAATTACATTATTCTTAGTCATAATAAATCTAATTTTTTCATTAAATCCAAATTCTTTAAATTGA